Proteins from one Puntigrus tetrazona isolate hp1 chromosome 10, ASM1883169v1, whole genome shotgun sequence genomic window:
- the LOC122352901 gene encoding asialoglycoprotein receptor 1-like, translating to MSGHVNDGMDKDSIMDSEEGIEKMVDIYVSAEAVRDIKHKKDKKDFDKQASKTQTPQHTVSGSDSVRNKSSRSAVVCLVLLCVLLLTAVIVLCVIFTQERQQLISKTENLIIERDQLILNNTKLSNERDQLILNYTNLTNEREQLILNYTNLTNEREQLILNYTNLTNERDQLRNQLQICAEWTCYKSSFYYMSNEKKNWTESRRYCTEKGADLIIINNREEHDFVKNMSGSAAVWIGLTFVQGGWQWVDGSTLNSGFWANTQPNRGVAEDCAMTVAVAQPVFANLVGWHDVTCNGPYQWICEKRISQLILP from the exons ATGTCTGGACATGTAAATGATGGTATGGATAAAGATTCAATAATGGATTCAGAAGAAGGAATAGAGAAGATGGTTGATATCTATGTGAGTGCCGAGGCTGTAAGAGATATAAAACAtaagaaagacaaaaaggactTTGACAAACAAGCATCGAAAACCCAAACACCTCAACACACAG TTTCAGGAAGTGATTCAGTGAGGAACAAAAGCTCCAGGTCAGCTGTAGTGTGTTTGGTTCTTCTGTGTGTTCTTCTGCTGACTGCAGTCATAGTGCTGTGTGTCATCTTCACTCAAGAGAGACAACAGCTCATATCCAAGACTGAAAACCTGATCATTGAGAGAGACCAGCTAATACTTAACAACACAAAGCTGAGCAATGAGAGAGACCAGCTAATACTTAACTACACAAATCTGACCAATGAGAGAGAACAGCTAATACTCAACTACACAAATCTGACCAATGAGAGAGAACAGCTAATACTCAACTACACAAATCTGACCAATGAGAGAGACCAGCTAAGAAATCAACTCCAGATATGTG CTGAATGGACTTGCTATAAATCCAGTTTTTACTACATGTCCAATGAGAAAAAGAACTGGACTGAAAGCAGAAGATACTGTACAGAGAAAGGAGCAGATCTGATCATCATAAACAACAGAGAGGAACAT GACTTTGTTAAGAACATGTCTGGTTCTGCTGCAGTCTGGATTGGTCTGACGTTTGTGCAGGGAGGTTGGCAATGGGTTGATGGCAGCACACTGAACTCTGG CTTCTGGGCGAATACACAACCAAACAGAGGAGTAGCAGAGGACTGTGCTATGACTGTAGCTGTGGCTCAGCCAGTGTTTGCTAATTTAGTAGGGTGGCATGATGTTACGTGTAATGGTCCTTATCAATGGATCTGTGAGAAAAGGATTTCACAGCTCATACTGCCATAG